The genomic region CGCCGGCCTCCCGCCCGAGGCCGCCGCGCCCGCGGACGCCGATGACAGCGATGACAGCGATGACAGCGATGACAGCGATGACGAGGACGCGTACGACCTGTCCGCCGACTACGAGGTCGTGGACGCCGCGTCGCTGCGCGCGCTGTACGGCCGCCGGCTGATGCGGGTCGGTCGCTACGCCGCGGCGCTGCCGTGGCTGCCGTGGGACGAGCGCGTGAACGCCGCGGCCTACGCCCTCGACCGGGACCTGGCCGCGGGCACGGTCGATCCGATCGCCCGCGCCGCCGCGCTGTTCGCCGCGTCGAAGCTGGCGCGCACCCGCGGCATGGAGCTCCTCGGCACCGAGCACGGGCCCGACTGGGCGACGTGGGCCGGGGCGTACGACCTGACCGACTACGGCAGCTACGACCCCGACGATGATGCCGAGGCCGCCACCGATGACCCGGCTGACCCCGACGATGTTGATGACGCCGCCGCAGAGGCCGCCACGGCAGCGGCCGCCGCCGCCGAGGCCGCCGCCGCTAGGGGCGACGCCGAAGCGGACGTCGACGGCGCCCCCGCCGCCATCGCGCCGGCGCTGGCGATCGCGCAGGCCACCGCCGTCGAGCGGGCCCGGGTGCTCGGCAGCGCGCCGGCCCACGGCCAGCGCTACCACTACCGTCGGATCGCCCGCGATCTGGCGCGGGCCGCCGCCGAGCTGGTGCCCTACCGCAGCGACGCCCGCCGCGCGATCCAGTGCTGGGCTGACGGCTACGCGACCTTCGCCTTCCAGGGCTGCCCCGAGCCCGACTTCGCCGCCGCCCGCCACGCCCAGCTCACCTTCCGCGGTCAGCTCGAGCCGCGGCGCCACCCGCGCTGGATGCGCCGGATCGCCGCTCGGGTCCGGCACGCGCGCCGGGCGATGCCGTGGGCGACGCTCGCGACCCTGCTCGCCGCCGCGGCGGCGGTGATCGTGGCTCGCCGCGGGCTGCGCCGCCCGGCCGCGCGGCCCTGACCGGGTCAGCGATCCGCGGTCGGCGCGGACCAGCCGCTCAGCATGCCGTGGCGCCACAGCGCGCCGCCGGCGGCCGCGCCCATGACCAGCAGCGCCGACAGGCTCGGCGCGATGTTCGCGCGCCAGCCCTTGGCGAAGAACACCGCGTTGATCAGCATCGTCAGCGACACCGCGGCGCCCATGGCGTTGCCGAAGCCGAACAGCCCGAGGGCGAACCGCTCGATCTGCGGGAACGCGGCGTTGTTGGTGCGCGGCAGGCCGAGCAGCGCCAGCGGCGCGCCGATCGCGGCGCCCGACACGATCGTCGCGAGCGCGCTCTTGACCACGCCCGAGCCGCCCTTGAAGCCGCCCAGGATGAACGACACCAGCTGGAGCCCGCCCAGGACGATCATCATCGCGGCCGCGAGGATCAGCGACCACAGGATCAGCTTGGTGCCGAGCTGGGTGTCGCCCTTCGACGGCCGGTCCTCGCGCCGGTCCCAGAAGCACACGAACCAGTAGCCGAGGAACACGAAGAACGGCGCGAACACCAGCGCGCCCAGGCTCTCCATCGCACCGAACATCATGCCCATCGGTTCCATGCCGCCCTGCCTTTCGTCGAAGTCGCCCAGCTCTTGCTTCTTGCACGCCGCGCTCAAGAGCGCGATCGCCGCCACCGCGACGACGCGCCGGATGCCCCACGTCCGACCCCGAAGATCGAACCCGGAGCGAGGTCGTTGATCTCGCATCCCCAGACGCTACGCCTGAATCGCACGCCTGGGCGGTCGGCTGGCCATTTCCGGCAGGTCCCGCCGGAGCCCGCGCGGATCGGTCGCGAGGGCGCGGCCGATCTCGGTTACGCTGGGCTGTGCATCCGCCGCCCCTGACGCTGATCACCGCGGCCCTGGCGCTGATGGTCGCCGACCTCGACGCTCGGGCCGACGAGCCGCCGCCGCCGAAGCCGGCGCCCACGCCGAAGCCGCCGACGCCGCCCGGCCCGCCCGGGGTCTACTACCACGTCGAGCACATCAAGCCCGGCGCCAACCCGCACGAGCTCGGCACCGTCGATCTCACGCGCGGTGGGTGGAAGGCCCGGTACGGGGATCTCGACTGGGGCGTGGACACGGCGGTGCACCCGGGCAGCGGCCGCTTCGCGCTGTCGCTGGGCGTCGCCGGCGACGCGCGCACCGTGACGCTCGACGGCCACGCGCTGACCTTGACCTCGGACCAGCCGATCGTGCTCGCGATCGGCACCTTCGCGCACGGCGTCGACACGATCGTCCCGGGCGATCCGACCTGCGTGCCGATCAAGTGCTTCGAGAAGGCCTGGCGGTTCTCCGTCGACGGCTCGGTCCTGTACACGCTCGAGCTGCACCAGAGCACGACCAAGGTCCGCCGCGTCCCGCTGGCCGACCCGACCAAGGCGACGCTGGTGTTCGATCGCAAGCGGGTCCTCGCCGCCGAGCCCGCGCCGACGCCGGATCACCAGCGCTGGGCCTACGACGCCAAGGACGGCATCCACGTCGAGGCGATGCCGCCGGTCCCCGCGCCCGGCGTCACCAAGAAGCCGCGGCTGCCCAAGCTCGGCAAGGCGGTGGTCGCCCCCAAGCTGCTGGTCAGCGCGCCGATCGCGCTGCTCGAGAACACCGTCGCGGTGTTCCGGCGCGAGCCCACGGAGCAGCGCGAGGGCTACATCGAGCTCTACGACCTGACCACCCGCGCGCCGCGCCGGGTCTACACCTTCGCCGAACCCTTCGCGCTGTGGCAGGCCGGCTTCAAGACCAGCGCCGCGCACCGCAGCGTCCTGCTCGTGGCCGAGCGCAAGCTGCTCGCGGTGTCGATCGTCGACGGCGCGGTCCGGACCCTGGCCGACGACGCCAACGTGCTCTTCGACGTCTCGGCCGACGGCCGGTTCGCGCTGGTCGAGACCTCGGCCGCGGCGACGCCGAGCTCGCGCGAGGGCAACGCCACCAACCCGCTGGCGCTGACCGTCATCGAGATCGGCACCGGGCGTCGGGTCGCCAGCCAGCCGATCCCGGTCACCGGGACCGAGTGGGTCCGCACCGAAGAGGCGCGCTTCCTGTAAGCGCGCCAGGCGGATCCGGCCGCGGGTCGACGCGGCGCTGGCGCCAGGGCCTGGCCGATCCGGGCACGCCGTCGATGTGCGATGGCGCGGAGGAGGCGCTAGGCGGCCGGGCGCTCGGCCCGGGCCGACACCGACACCACCGCCGACGACGTGACCGCGTCGAGCATCGGCCGCGACACGACCGCGTCCGACAGCTCGTCGGCGGCGTCGTCGCGGCGACCGCGCGGCTCGGGCTCGGGCTCGGGCGACTCGTCCTCCTGGTGGTGGCGGGTCTCCCAGCTGCCCGAGTCGAGCGTGAACAGCGCCAGCGGCGTCATGATCGCGTAGATCACCGGTAGCACCAGCGCGATCGACACGAACCACAGCGGGTGGACGCGCTCGATCGGCAGCTTGCGCACCTTCCACCAGTAGCCCAGGCCGATGATGACGGTGACGATCACCTGGCGCAGCAGCATCGAGAACAGCTTGCCCTTGGCGATCGCGGTCAAGAGCAGGATCGGGTAGGCCAGCAGCATCGCGAACAGCGAGAAGTAGTGGACCGCGATCACCGGGTTGAGGCGCCACACGTGCGACAGCGCGCCGACGTAGTCGACGATGTTCGAGCGGCGCCAGCGCAGCTGCTGCGAGAAGTAGTCGCCGAGCTTGGTCGGCGCGCCGGTCCAGCACACCGCCTTGAGCGTCATCGTCGTCAGGTAGCCGGCCTTGACGATCTGCCGGGTCAGGAACCGATCCTCGCCGTACTTGATCGGCACGCCGCAGATCTCGCGGTGCTCGAGGATCGGGTGCAGCTCGACCAGGACCTCGCGCCGGTAGGCGGTCAGGCAGCCCGACAGGCACATGACCCGCCGGAACGCCCACTCGAGGTTCTTCAGGAAGTGGTACGAGAAGAAGTACTTGATCGTCTGCATCCGGGTGAGCCAGTTGTCACCCTTGTTGCGGACGTCGACCCAGCCGCCGACCGCGGCGATGTCGGGCCGGACGAACCGGGCCACGAGCTCGCGGACCGCGTCGTGCGCGACCACGACGTCGGAGTCGACCGAGACGATGATCTCGCGACCGCGACGCCAGCACCGCGCGGTTGATCGAGCGGCGCTTGCCGAGGTTGTGCTTGTTGCGCAGCACCCGCAGCCGGCCGCCGCTGGTCGCCGCGACGGCGCTGGCGTGGGCGAAGCTGTCGTCGGACGAGCAGTCGTCGATGACGACGATGTCGAGCTTGTCGGTCGGGTAGGCCAGCTCGAGCAGGCTGCCCAGGGTCCGCCGGATCTCGGCGCCCTCGTTGTACATCGGCACGACGACCGTGACCGTGGGCTGGTAGCCGTAGTCGGCCTCGTCGAACGCCTGCTTCTTGAGGAAGCGCAGCGCGACGCCGGCGATGAACCGGTTGAAGAACAGGACCGCGCCGAGCGCTTGCAGCAGGATCGCCAGGGCGTTGTTCAGCACCGGGCACCTCCCGCGGCGGCCCGCGCCGCCACCGCGCCGGTGCCGACCGGGACCACCAGCCGCCGCCGGACCATGTCGACCGTGGCGCCGTCGGCGCCGCGCGTGACGGTGATCGACACCGACGAGCCGGCCGACCCGCGCAGCCGCGCGATGATGTCGTCCATGGCCGCGGTCGCGACGTCGGCGCCGTCGACCTCGGTGATCACGTCGCCGACCACGAGCTTGCCCTCGGCCGGGCTGCCGGGCAGCACGGCCGTCACGAGCGCGCCGCTGGGCGCCGGCGCCACGACGATGCCGATGCCGTCGACCTGCCCGGCGCCGTCGACCGGCCGCAGCTCGATCTCGACCGGACGGCCGTCGGCCGCGGCGGTGGTGCTGGCCCACGCGGTGCCAAAGCCGGTCTTGACGACGACGATCGCGGCCGGGCCGGCGGCGACGTCGGGGATGACCCAGCGGCCCTTGGCGTCGGAGAACGTCGTGCGCCCGGCGATCGTGACCTGGGCGCCGCCGACCGGCTGGGCGCCGGTCTTGACCACGCCGCGCACCGGCACTGGCGCCGCCAGCGCGACCTCGACGGTGCGGGTCGCGCCGTCGTCGATCACGACCCGCGGCAGGTGCGTCGCGCCGGCGCCGGCGGCGGCGACGGTGAGGTCGTAGACGCCGGGTTCGAGGCTGGTCAGCGTGACCTGGCCGCCGTTGCCGCGGAACTGCCGCTCGCCCGGCGCGCGCGGGCTGCGCTCGCCGGTCGGCACGAAGCTGTCGATCGTGACGGCGACCTCGCCCTGGTGCGTGGGCACGGTCACGGTCAGCGCCCCGAACCGGCGCATGACGAAGGTCTCGTCGCCGTTCCACGTCGCGACCGTGCGCTCGAGGTAGCCGTCGGAGTGCTTGACCTTGACCAGGTACGGCTGGCCCGCGGGCGCGCCGACCTCGAAGCTGCCGTCGCCCAGCGAGGTGGTGTCGTAGACCGCGGTCGCGCTCAGGCGCACCCGGGCGCCGACCACCGGCGTGCCGTCGGCGGCGATCACCTTGCCGCGCAGCGCCACCGGCGGCGCGATCGTCAGCACCAGCGCGCGGGTCTCGCCGGAGTTGTACCACTGCGCGATCGCCGGCGAGAGATCGCCGTCCTTGCGGGCCTCGAGCCGCAGCCAGCCGGCCGGCGTGCGCGCGGTGAAGGCGCCGTCAGCGTCGCTCTCGAACTGCAGCCGATCGGTGGGGCCGCCGGGTGAGATCGTCGCCGCCGCCAGGATCTTCGCGCCGGCCACGGGCTGGCCGTCGCCGTCGACGACGCGGCCGTTGACCGTGACCGGATCGTTGAGCGTGATCGCGACCTCGATCCGATCGCCCGGGGCCAGCGCCGTCACGATGGCCACGCCCTGGGCCAGGCCGCGCAGCCCGCGCACCGTCAGGTCGCCGGGCACCGACACCAGCTCGAACCGGCCGGCGTCGTCGGCGATCGTCGACAGCGGCATCGCCGCCTCGAGCAGGCCGCGATCGGCCGCCGCGACCTCGATCGCGACCGTGGCGCCGGGCACCGCGGCGCCGCGGGGGTCGATCACGCGCCCCTTCACGATCGACGTCGGGTGGACCTCGAGGTCGCGGACCATGTCCTGCGCGGGCTCGATCGCCTCGGGGTACCCGACAGCTTTTTCGCTCCGGGCGTGCACTTTCCAACGGATCCCTGAGGCGACCTTGATCTCGTAGCGACCCGAACCGTCGGACATCGCAGTGTTCTCGCCGGAGTCGCTCATGAACGCGACCTCGGCATCAGCAACCGGCGTGCCGCCCGGCGCCAGGCGGACGACGCCGGTGATCGTCACCGGTGGGCCACCCTTGCGCATCGACAGACCCAGCGCGCCCGGGAGGTTCGCCAGGTTGGGCAGCGGGCGGCGTGGCCCCTGCTGCGCGCCGGCCTCGGCCCAGGGGTCGTGCTCGCCGTCGCCGTCGCGCCGCTGCTGGCCCTTGTGGCCTCGACCGCCACCGAGCAGGACGATGGCGACGACCACGACGGCGGTCGCCAGCGCGGCGAGGAGCAGGAGGCGGACCCTTCGTGAAGGAGATGCCAAGGGACGACTCGGGGCGAAGCTAGGGGGCGGCCTGGACGGGCCGCGTCAAATGCAATGTTCGCAAGCTATTACGACGCGCCCGGGAGCACAAGCAATCGTTGACAGCAACGAGGCGCCAGCGTGACGGGGGTACGTTCCTGCCTGCGACATCTGTCAACCTCTTGAAGTAACAGCGATTCAGTGGTCGCGGCGGTGGCGCTGGCGCGCCTGCACCTCGGGCGACTCGGCCACGGCCATGGCGATCAGACGCAGGCCCTCCCGGAAGTGGCTCAGGCCGATGCGCGTCAGCTCCGGGCTGGCCGCGCCGACGTCGGGGTAGCCGCGGCCGGCGGCGTCGGCCGCGACCTTGCCCCAGTTTGCGAACAGCCGGCCCCAGTCGCTCTCGAGCACCGCCCGGATCCGCTTCTCGCCCGTGAACGGGTACCAGTACAGGTCGTGGTAGGCGACCGAGGCCACGTACGCCCACGGCGCCAGCCAGGTCTTGAGCGACCACTCGATCGGCTTCTTGAGCGGGCCCCAGTAGATCTTGTGCTGCATGTTCGAGGCGAACGTCATCTTCTTGAACGGGCCCTCGAAGTGCCAGTTCTCGGCCGCGGCGTCGAGATCCCCCACCAGCTCGATCTCGCGCACGTCGCCGCAGCCGAGGCCGCGCTCGTGGGCCAGCCGCACGAACTTGATGTCCTTGAGCGGATCGAAGCCCATCAGCTTGGCCGCGACCGCGTCGATCGCGACCTGATCGGCCGACGCCAGGATCACGTTCTTGACGTGGGGCACCATGCAGCGCGGCCCGGGGCCGTCGCCGGCGAAGGTCCCGTCCATCACCGCGAACACGCCCTTGTGGATCTTCTGCTGGATCATCAGCAGGTCGACCAGGGTCTCGTGGATGACCGGGTGGGTCCAGTGCCGGTGCTCGTTGAGCAGCCCGCCGAACGCGTTCTTCATCGCGCCGGTCGTGGTCGTGAAGACGTGGGTCTTCACGGTCGGCAGGTGGATGATGTTCTCGCCGATGAAGCGCTTCGGGATCGAGAAGCCCTTCGGGTAGACCTCGTTGAGGCACAGGAAGTCCTTGGTCAGGTCGCCGACCGCGTCGCGGACGTTGATCCACTCCTCGCCCTCGTAGAGGTGGACGTTGCGCAGCCCGTGGGCCTCGACCACGTCGAGCTGCTTGTTCTCGCGCTCGCCGAGGTGCGCGTCGATCACGACCGTGCGGTTGTGGCAGGCGTGGATCAGGTCGGGGTCGTACCCGTCCTGCTTCATCGCCCGGATGACGCCCTCGAGCTGCCACGGCGTCGTCGACGACGCCGGGTAGAAGAAGTGCCAGCTGATGTTCACCTTGAGCGCGGTGTCCGCGTCCTTGGCGATGACGTCCTGGTACCCGGCCAGGTTCATCGCCCGGTGGTAGTCCGCGAGGACGGTGGCGGGAGTGGTGCGGAGGATGGCGACCTTGGCCTTGGCCATGGGTGCGCTTACCACGTTCCGGCGCGCGCGATCGACTCGAACACCCGCGCGCGCACGCTCACCTGGGTCGATCTCGATCCGCACCGCGTCGTGCGCGAGGTCGAGGCGCGGCGGCGCCGGCTCGATCGTGCAGGCGGCCGAGCCGCCGTCATCGGGGAGGGGTGTCGCCGACGTCGCTGGCGGCGCGGCGCCGGTGTCCGAGCGAACCGGCTGGGACGCCGTCAGGTCGCGCGCGGCCGCAGCCGGGCCCGGAGCTCGCGCTCGAGCAGCGCCGCGACCTCGGTGTGCAGCCGGCCGTAGTACCGCTGCGGCCGGTGGTACAGGAACACCGGCCGGGTCACGGTCGCGAACCGCGGATCGATCCGGACCGGGGCGCCGGTCGGGATCGTGTGCCGGGCCTTGACCGCGCGGCCGAGGCCGCAGGCCACGCCGAGCAGGATGCCGGCCTCGTCGTCGAGGAACGACCGCTGCCAGCGGCGCGGCCGGGCCCGGGCTGGCTGGTTGCCGAAGAACCACTCGGTCGCGCGATCGGCCGGGCTGGTGTCGAGGAACACGTCGGGCCGGGCCGGGCCGCGCGCGCGCTCGATGACGACGTACTCCTCGACGCCGACCGCGACCCGCACCAGGCTGGCGTGGGCCGGCTCGTCGTACGACACCGCGAAGTCGGCGGCGCCGCGGGCCACGGTGGCGGCGCGATCGTCGTCGTCGACGTGGCGCAGCTCGAGCTGGACGCCGGGGTGGGCGTGGAGGAACGGCGCCAGCGCCGGCACGATCACGTCGGGCACGACCGACGACAGCCCGGCGATCCGGATCGTGCCGCGGTGCGCGTCGCCGCTGGGCGCCAGCTCGGCCAGGAGCTCGTCCTCGAGGGCGCGCTGGGCCTGGACGAACCCGAGCAGGCGCTGACCGGCGTCGGTCAGCGTCAGCTGGCGCGGCCCGCGCACCACCAGCGCGGTGGCCAGGCGCAGCTCGAGCCCGGCGATCCGCCGCGACAGCGCCGGCTGGGTCAGGTGCAGCGCGCGCGCCGCGGCGGTGAAGCTGCCGGTGCGCACGACCGCGGCGAACGCGGCCAGCTGATCTTGCGACAGCGGATCCATCGGCCGAGCATGCCACTAATATGCGTTTGGTGCATGAGTCGATGATAAACATGCAATGGACGCATCGACGGCGGATCGCTACAGTGCCGGCATGTTCGCGCTGGTCATCCCCATCGGCCTCATCATCGGCGGCGGCGTCGCCTACCACCTGGCCATCCGCGCGGCGGCGGGCGCGTCGCCGTGGGCGGTGTTGACGCCCGCGTACGGCCTGGCGTTCCTGGTGTGCGCGGGGCTGTGGGCCCGGGCCGGCCACGCGCTGGCGGTGCCGGCGCGCGGCGTGCTCGCGGTCGCGGGCGTGCTGGCGCTGTCGCTGGTGGCGATCGAGGGCGGCTACTTCCTGGCCTATCGGTCGGGCTGGGCGATGAGCAACGCCACCGCGCTGACCAACACGGTGATCGTCGCCGCGCTCGCGGTGGTCGGCGTGGTCATGCTGGGCGAGCGCCTGAACGGCCTTCGCGCGATTGGTCTGGTCATCGCCGCGGTCGGCGTGTGGATGGTCGTGCGCGGGCAGCGCGGTTGACCACGGGCGGGTGCCGAGCCGGCCGCGCGCTGACGGTCGCGACGAGCGCGCCCGCGCCTCGAACGAGGGTGCGCACCGCGCCGCAGTCGTTGCGCCCCCCGTGGACCGCCTCGTCCCCCCTCCGCAGAACCTGCGCGGATGCCTCTCGCTCGTTGGGCCGGCCGCTTGCAGTCACGTCCGACATGCACGCGAGCTCGCCTGCCCACATCCTCCGCGGCGCCGTGGCGTGCGCGATCCGGGCGCCCAGCTCTCACAACACCCAGCCGTGGCGCTTCCGGCGTCGCGGCGAGGTCCTCGAGCTGTGGCTCGACCGCACCCGGCACCTCGAGATCGTCGACCCGCTGCGTCGGCAGCTGGTGATCAGCTGCGGCTGCGCGCTCTACAACGCCCGGGTCGCGATCCGCGCCGAGGGGTTCATCGACAAGGTCGTGCTGCAGCCGCGGCCCGACGAGCCCGACCTCGTGGCGGAGCTGCGGCTGGGGCTGCCGCGCGAGGCCACCAACGACGACCGCGATCTCGTGGCCGCGATCCCGCGGCGCCACACCAACCGGCGGCCGTTCCTCGACCGCCCGGTCGGGGCCGAGACCGCCGAGGTGCTGGCGCACGCGTCCCGGGCCGAGCGCACGCGCATGTTCCGGCTCTCGCCCCAGCGCAAGCAAGAGATGGCCGCGCTCGTGGCCGAGTGCGATCGCCGTCGGTTCGCCGACCCGGCCTATCGGGCCCAGGTCGGCGAGTGGCTGGTGCCGGGCGGGCGCCTGCGCAAGGACGGCATCCCGTTCGCCGAGAAGGAGTACGGCACCTCGACGTGGTTCGGGATGAAGCGCGCGCTGGCGACGCCGGGCCTGGGCGAGCACGTGGCCGCGCTCGAGGGCGCGCGGGTCATGGGCGCGCCGATGGTCGCGGTGCTCGCGACCCAGGCCGACGAGGACATCGACTGGATCGACTGCGGCCAGGCGCTCGAGGCCGTGCTCCTGCGCGCGACCCACCTGGGCCTGGCGGCCGCGTTCGTCGATCAGCTGCTCGAGTACGAGGACCTCCACGAGCAGGTCAAGGCGATGATCGGCACCGAGCTGATCCCACAGATGGTCGTGCGGCTCGGCTACACGCCGCCGCTCGAGCGCGTGGCGCCGCGGCGCGACCTCGCCGACGTGTTCGAGGAGCACGACTGACCAGGAGGGCTGCCCGGCGCAGGTCACCTCACCCCGCGGCGGTGATTCGATCGCGGGCGCGGGCGCTCGCCACGCCCCACCGACCTGGTCGAAGATCGCGGCATGGCCAGCCTCGCGCCCAACCCTGTGGTGGTCCCGATCATCGAGACGGCGCGGCTGCGCCTGCGCGGCCACCGCAAGGCAGACCTCGACGCGTGCTACGCGCTGTGGAGCGACCCCGACGTCGTGCGCCACATCGGCGGGGTCGCGTCGCCGAAGGACGCGGTCTGGATGCGCCTGGTGCAGTACGTCGGCCACTGGGCGCTCAACGGCTACGGCTACTGGCTGGTCGAGGACCGGGCCTCGGGGCGGTTCGTCGGCGAGGTCGGCGTCGCCGACTTCATGCGCGAGGTCGATCCGCCGATCGACGGCGTGCCCGAGGCCGGCTGGGTGATCTCGCCGTGGGCCCAGAACCGCGGCCACGCCACCGAGGCGCTCACGGCGGTGCTGGCGTGGGCCCACGACCACCTCGACGATCCCGAGATCGCCTGCTTGATCGATCCGGCCAACGCGCCGTCGCTGCGGGTCGCGGCGAAGGCCGACTTCCGCGAGGTCGCGCAGACCGCCTGGCGCGGGCACCCCAGCGTCGTGCTGCGGCGCCCGGCGCGGCGTGCGGTCGCGGCGCCGTGAAGTCCGCGCTGCGCTGGCTGCTGACGGTGGCGATGGTCGGGGCCGGCGCCAACCACTTCATCGCGCCCGCGACCTACGTCGGGATGATGCCGTCGGCGCTGCCGGCGCACCTCGCGCTGGTCTACGTCTCGGGCGTGGCCGAGATCGCGGGCGGGCTCGGGCTCATCCTGCCGGCCACCCGACGCCTGGCCGCGTGGGGCCTGGTGGCGCTCCTGCTCGCGGTGTTCCCGGCCAACGTCAACATGGCGATCAACCACCTGCCGCTGGGCGCGCGCGCGGTCCCGACCTGGGCGCTGTGGGCCCGGCTGCCGCTGCAGGCGCTGCTGATCGCGTGGGCCTGGTGGTACACGCGCCCGGCGCCGGCGCGCTGATCAGTCCTCGCCGTCGTCGTCGCCGTCGTCGCCGTCGTCCGTCATCCGACCCGCCCGAGAACACCCGCAGGGCGTCGTCGGGCACGCCGTACGCGCGCGCCGCCGGGAAGTCCTCGAGGCCCGAGGCGGTCCAGTTGCTGCGCCAGACCGAGGCCTGGTAGCGCGCGACGTCGTGGATGATCAGCAGATCGCGCACGAGGCCCATGAGGTTGGTGTTGGGATCGTCCGTGGCGCGCAGCGCGCCCAGGCCGCGCGCGTCGAAGTCGGCCGGGATGATCGCGGCCAGCTGGTCCGTGGTGGTGACGCCCATCAGCGCGAGCTCGTCGATGATCAGCGTGCGGCCGGCGTCGTCCGGGTACACCGGCTCGAGCGTGCCGTCGGCCACCGCCGCGGCGAACCGGTTCCGCAGGAACGCCTCGAGCGTGTCCGGCGACAGCGGCACCTCGACCGCCGGCGCCGCGGCCGCGGCCGCGCGGGCGCCGCTGCAGGAGGATCCGAGCACGAGGACCACGGCGAGGAGCGCGACGCGCAGCATGCGGCGATGGTAGCGCACCTGGTGCTACGATGATGCCCATGGAGCACCGAGGGGAGCTGCTGCAGGCGATCGCGTTCGCGGCCGCGCGCCACCGCGACCAGCGCCGCAAGGACGCCGAGGCGTCGCCGTACATCAACCACCCGATCGCGGTCGCGACCGCGCTGTGGCACGAGGGCGGCGTGCGCGACCAGCTGCCGCTGCTCGCCGCGATCCTGCACGACACGATCGAGGACACCGCCACGACCGCGGCCGAGCTGACCGCGGCGTTCGGCGCCGAGGTCGCCGCGGTCGTGGTCGAGGTCACCGACGACAAGTCGCTGCCCAAGGCCCGCCGCAAGGAGCTGCAGATCGAGCACGCGCCGCACCTGTCGCGCGCAGCCCGCCTGGTCAAGCTGGCCGACAAGCTGTGCAACCTGCGCGACATCATCGCCAGCCCGCCAGCGGCGTGGTCGGCCGAGCGCCGCGCCGAGTACGTAGGCTGGACCGCGGAGGTCGTCGCCGGCCTGCGCGGGGTGTGCCCGCCGCTCGAGGACGAGTTCGACGCCGCCCAGGCCCGGTGGGCCGCGCTCGGCGGAGCGTAGCCACGCGGGATCGAGATCGGGCCGCGCCGGATCACCGCCACGCGGGATCGAGATCGGGCCGCGCCGGATCACCGCCACGCGGGATCGAGATCGGGCCGCGCCGGATCACAGCCAGGCCGGATCCAGGTCGAGGAACGAGCGCTCGCCCGAGCGGCACAGCGCCGCGAG from Myxococcales bacterium harbors:
- a CDS encoding bifunctional (p)ppGpp synthetase/guanosine-3',5'-bis(diphosphate) 3'-pyrophosphohydrolase, with product MEHRGELLQAIAFAAARHRDQRRKDAEASPYINHPIAVATALWHEGGVRDQLPLLAAILHDTIEDTATTAAELTAAFGAEVAAVVVEVTDDKSLPKARRKELQIEHAPHLSRAARLVKLADKLCNLRDIIASPPAAWSAERRAEYVGWTAEVVAGLRGVCPPLEDEFDAAQARWAALGGA